From Quercus robur chromosome 8, dhQueRobu3.1, whole genome shotgun sequence:
TAAAgggaaaggattttttttttttttcaaaaaaaaaaaaaaaaaaattcatataatgCCTTGTGCGGATGCCACAGCATTTTTTGTATGCCTATATTATGCTATCCAGCatcttaatcttttttttttaatgcaaattaTAAAGTGGGCTGTCTAACTTTTTGGAAAATGGTCCAACTTCTTATATATTCAAAGATTTTGTGCTTTATCCATTATTCACTAACTGAACtatataattttggttttaaaatcaattaatggtctattataatttatatcaactaaaacttcatttttttgatagaataTTTCCTGAAGTCAAAGTTGGGATCTCTTTATGCACCAAGTGCTTGGTGGAGCAGGGGAGAGGGCGTGGATTTGAGCTGCGGGGGCAGCATATTTAGCATTAATGTCAATTATTAGTAAATTAGTGGAATCCCGTCATGTTCACTACACCACAAGGCTTGGAGCATCAATTGTTCTAACATCTACTTTTGAAATGAAATGACTCCATTTGttgaaaatttctattttgcatATCCGTATTTTGTAGGACGATTAAAAGAATCTATAGGCACCAACTCCTAGACTTTCATGATCTATCAACAAAACATCTAGGTATAACAAGCTAAAAGAATCTACATTCCGTTGACCTTAGTCTTAAACTGCGAAATCTTGATGCTTCAATAATAgtaatttaaccaaaaattttaagggAGTAAATTAGGTCCAGTGCATTTTATGTAATGACTTGATAGGATGCTGCCACGGGGCACTTCTTGGACATATGATAACATCCTATCGAGTTTAGCACACTGGGCATTAGACCCAAACCaaaccttaattttaaaattgttgcaATTCAGACTCATAATAGGTCTATTTctactaaaaagtaaaaaaaaaaccaaaaaaaaaaaaaaccatgtaaCTATCTAGAAATTTACAATCTCTATATGTGAATGGTGAGTAATACTATTTATCActaaaatctattaaaaaaaaaatcataatggAGTAACACAATTTAATCTTGTCATTGTTCCTGTTTAGTATATATTTGTCAAGTCTCTTAATATAATGATTTTGTTAATGAATTTCCTAAGAGCCAAGGCAGTGGATATGAtacatttgatatttttatacatttataAAGTAAAAGTGATGAATTTCCTAAGAGCCAAGGCAGTGGATATGAtacatttgatatttttatacatttataAAGTAAAAGTGCacatatatatctaaaaaaaccACACACAACCACAATAAATTTGTACGTGTAAACTAATGAATCAATAatacatgtatttttatttttttaaaagtgtgtATTGCAGCTTATAATTGAacaattattaatctttaaccTATGCACTCATTAATGGAacccatataaaaaataataataataaagtctCAAGTGAAATTTGCTATCTATTTAAGTTAGTAATGACTCATTTATGGGAACAAGTTAAAACAACTTAGAAAGTCAAGTGATTAATTTGAAATCAACATGAAGTAtataattgagagagagagagagagagagagagagtgttacGTGGCTTCATTGAATGGtacttttaattattaaatctCCACCTGGAGAGAGCATCTCTTAGTCATCTGTCCTTATAAACCCCCATCCCATCCCATCCTCATCATAGAACAAGACAAAcctcaaagagagagagatagagacaaATGGAGAGATGAGGAGCATGAAAGGTGAAGTGGTGCTCAACATCCCTGCTGAGAAGGCGTGGGAAATGTACAGAGACAATGAAGTTATCAGCAAAATAAATCCTGAAATGCTTGCCCGAACTGAATACATCCAAGGAGATGGTAGCCCTGGAAGtttgagtatatatatatatgtctttCTCAAGCTTGATTCTATAAGCttaattgagttaattagataAAGTGATTTTGTGtatgaatttgtaaaaattagatttatcaACCTTATTTCGTTTTAAACAAAATAGGatgatattaataaattaaaaataataataaatttatttacaaatgtttaaatatatatatatatacatacatatatatttaaatgtctatataagtatatttttatatatgtatatatttaaacatataattaatGTTGTAATATAATTAAATCAAGCATTATATTCATGACTTTATTGACGAATGCATTTAAACTTGAGCTTAACTAATttactaaattaaataaaaaaataaataaaaaaaccataaagATTCTATTTGTCTAGCTAGCCTTCAAGCTACTAAAATAACAACTAAGTTCATACATAACCCTATATAATATGCACTCCCTTTTGCATTCTTGATATCCTCTACATATCCTATTCGTCCCCCAATGAAAGTTGCTTCAGAACTTGCCTCAAATTCTATGTTTGATTTAAggattatatttttaaaaattttcttagtaAGGAGGAAAAGTAAATTTAAAGTATAATATTTTCCTTACTAAtagttataaatataaataagaaaaaagtttgACTTCAAATATGTCTGGAGTCTAGAGCCTTAAGCTTCAACTCCCAATAAGAAAATTACATGTGTgaggtccaaaaaaaaaaaaaaaaaaaaaaaaaaaacgaaaatttCCTAAGCAAGTTCAGGTGAATTATCCAAACCATAACTATTGAAAGCTCCCTAACGCAAGATTATCGTAAAtttcaattcaagttttaatTTCAGAATCACCTTCCATCCTTAAACTTAAACTTGAGAACCAAAacaacctcaaaaaaaaaaaaaaaaaaccatatataattttgtgcACATATGtagttaaataaaaatggaTGTAAATTCTGATGCAAAAGTGGTGGACGCAGCCATCAGCAACTACGTGAAAGAATCAACTGAGAAGATAGAGAAGGTGGAGACGGGGCAGTCTGTGACATACCGTGTGATCGGAGGTGACTTGAGGAGAATGTACGATCCATATAGAGTCACCTTCTCATTCATTCCTGTGGAGGGAAAAGAGAATGAGATGTGTCTCGCTGAATGGAAGGCTGAGTTTGAGCCACTCACTCCAGAAACGCCTCCACCATTGAAGGCAAAGGATGCTGCTCTAGGATTCCTCAAGTGGTTTGAGAAGTTTGAGCTAACCTGCTAGCTACAAATTAGCTTAGCTAGCTAGATCAATACATGAGCTATATATGGtgaataagaaaaataagatgGGGAAGCTGTGTGTGTTTCTTTATATATTGAAGTCAAATTAggatatatttatgtatgtcaAAATTTATGAATGTGGATCAATCAATGACTACTTGGGATTTCACGTACGGTTGTTAAGTTTGTATTTatgtatacatacatacatacatatatatatatatatatatataaatatatgagaCAAATGACTATATGAGTTTGTAATTCAAGCTTGACAAACCCAAATAACAAATAGATATTCTATGTTTGGTCCTTATATTTTCGTATGATTTctactttggtccctaaattttatttttaccgcttttaatCTCTGTTTAGAAAAACGCCttctgttttagtcctttctgtcagtgccgttagggcactgacctacgtggcaaacggaattattaaaataataataaaaaattttattttgtcattaaaaaatgccaagtcagcatttaaatttaaaaaaataatttattaaatttaactaaataaaaaaataaaaataaaagaaataaaaataaaaaatcacatttatcaagatttaagtgtgtcttgagcaagaacaacaagaacactaACCTAGATTTAAGTAcataaacccagaaattaaaattcaaaaattaaaattttcaaaatcatcattttctcaacccagcaaaatcatcaaatcctaaaACCCCAAACtaccaaatcaatccaaaaatacctcacaaccaatccaaacaaaaaaatctcaaactcagAAAAACCCATCAACCACCACGTCTGAAGCAAGCCACGAACCCAGGGACAATCACAGTGACCAAACCCACCAATAAATCACAAACCAAACCACAAATGAAGAACCAAACCACGAAGCAAGCCACAAACCAAACCCAGATTGGAACCACCAACCACCACCCCTGACCCAAATTGGAACCACAACCCAACAAAAATTAACCCATGAAACCCACGAATTTAGAACATACACCGTGGCCCACTCCCAACAAACACAATcaacaaacccccccccccccccccaaaaaatcCAAGACCAGCAACAAAAGCCAAATgcgaaagagggagagaaagagaattaCCGCCGTCATGCCGCCGCCTTGGACCTGATCTGGTCGGACTGATCGGTTCACGATGGGCCGATGGTTTTCAGGTGGATGGGGACCATTGAGGTCCGATCGGGTGCTGGTTCCAAGAGTGTGAGATTTAGAGTGAGAAATAGATCGACGAGGCGCGCCACTATGGCGTCACGCATGCGCTGCGTCGGCGGCCATATGCTGAACACTAAGGTGTTGgtatttgagagagaaagagagagtcatggatttgaaaagaaagaagaaaaacaaagacaaataatGGATTTGGAaatgttgtgttgtgttggaagaaaaacaaagacaaataatGGATCTGGAAATGCGCCACCGTGGAAGTGTTGTGTTGTgctggttttattttaattttttgggtatgtgttttgtgtttgttttcataTTTAATTCCTTGTTCAGGTTTAATTTgatgttcttattttttgggtttgtgatttttggattttaattttgtgttcttagatctgagtttgtgttcttgttgttcttgctcaagacacacttcaatcttaattaatgtgattttttatttttatttctgttttttattttttttatttagttaaatttaataaattattttttaaaatttaaatgctgacttggcattttttaatgacaaaataaatttttttattattattttaataattctgtTTGCCACGTAGGTCAGTGTCCTAACggcactgacggaaaggactaaaacagaaGGTGTTTTTCTAAACaaggactaaaagcggtaaaaataaaatttagggaccaaagtagGAATCGTgcgaaaatgtagggaccaaaatgtgcttttcgcctAATTGAATtcgtatcatttttttttttttttgtgtgtgtatctAAGTGATCATAGTGGAAGAGTGGAGACCCAGGGGTCCTAGAGGTTTATTTTGGATCAAATTTGAAGATATGCATTTTAAATCAAgtataaaaaatttccattcCAATTAGGCTACTCAATTACTCCCCCGCGGGCCCCGCCCACTTGCACTACTGCCTAAAATCCATGTAGACAACTCTCTAATCCCTTTAAATCCCCATTTTAGTGACGGAGCAAGAATTTTGAATTGAAGAATTTTAAAGGGTTCTACaagttttactaaaaaaaaaaaaaaaacccttaaaaactTATGTGACAATGAACATTATTGTTGCAATtttaacaacataataaatagatgtttaattaatttttgtgaatggtaacatatcaatttataagatttatgAATTAAAATTTGTAACATATCTTGCATTACTCAATCAAATTTGTTTGGTCCAA
This genomic window contains:
- the LOC126695542 gene encoding uncharacterized protein LOC126695542 — its product is MRSIKGEVVLNIPAEKEWEMYRDNEVISKINPEMLAQAEYIQGDGSPGSLRLFKLGPAISNYVKESTEKIEKVETGQSVTYRVIGGDLRRMYDPYRVTFSFIPVEGKENEMCLAEWKAEFEPLTPETPPPLKAKDAALGFLKWFEKFELTC